A region of Flocculibacter collagenilyticus DNA encodes the following proteins:
- the rph gene encoding ribonuclease PH: MRPSNRTANQIRPLTFTRNFTMHAEGSVLVEFGNTKVLCTATVEDGVPRFMKGEGRGWVTAEYGMLPRSTHTRNNREAARGKQSGRTMEIQRLIARSLRAAVDLKLLGEHTITVDCDVIQADGGTRTASISGACVALIDALNLMRAKGKLKNNPLKEMVAAVSVGIYNGEAVADLDYDEDSSADTDMNVIMTESGKLIEVQGTAEAEPFSFEEMNDMMELAKHAIREINDAQRQALA, from the coding sequence ATGCGTCCAAGCAATCGTACTGCAAATCAAATCCGTCCTTTAACCTTTACTCGTAATTTTACTATGCATGCTGAAGGTTCAGTATTAGTGGAGTTTGGCAATACCAAAGTATTATGTACTGCAACGGTAGAAGATGGTGTACCTCGATTCATGAAAGGCGAAGGGCGCGGTTGGGTAACGGCTGAATATGGCATGTTACCGCGTTCAACACATACTCGTAACAATCGTGAAGCGGCACGTGGTAAGCAGTCAGGTCGTACAATGGAAATTCAACGCTTAATAGCACGTTCTTTACGAGCTGCAGTCGATTTAAAGCTATTAGGCGAGCATACTATTACTGTTGACTGCGATGTTATTCAGGCTGACGGTGGTACACGTACTGCGTCTATTTCAGGTGCATGCGTAGCATTAATAGATGCGCTTAATTTAATGCGTGCAAAAGGCAAGCTAAAAAATAATCCATTAAAAGAAATGGTAGCCGCAGTATCTGTGGGTATTTATAACGGTGAAGCCGTTGCTGACTTAGATTACGATGAAGATTCTTCAGCCGATACCGACATGAACGTGATCATGACTGAAAGCGGTAAATTGATTGAAGTGCAAGGCACAGCAGAAGCCGAACCGTTTTCTTTTGAAGAAATGAACGACATGATGGAGCTGGCTAAGCATGCGATTCGTGAAATTAATGATGCTCAGCGTCAAGCACTAGCTTAA
- a CDS encoding retropepsin-like aspartic protease family protein has protein sequence MAESNSTSIGRTFSIIAWLLLMAMLYFFFEDQIDQQLNPNRDINSYSTHSTNVVTLNADRYGHFITPGTINQQPVIFMLDTGATHVAIPEKIANNLGLIKGQSYRVNTANGQTLGYATEIARLQIGNITLNNVKASITKGFEGEQILLGMSALKQLEFTHANKQLILKQYH, from the coding sequence ATGGCTGAATCCAATAGCACCTCAATCGGGCGAACTTTCTCAATTATTGCATGGTTACTACTTATGGCAATGCTGTACTTCTTTTTTGAAGATCAAATTGATCAGCAGCTTAATCCCAATCGAGACATCAACAGTTATAGCACCCATTCAACCAATGTCGTTACGCTAAACGCAGATAGATACGGGCACTTTATAACCCCAGGTACAATTAATCAGCAGCCCGTTATTTTTATGCTAGACACAGGCGCAACACACGTAGCAATTCCTGAAAAGATTGCCAATAACCTTGGCCTGATAAAAGGACAGAGTTATCGCGTTAATACTGCTAACGGCCAAACATTGGGCTACGCAACTGAAATAGCTCGACTGCAAATTGGCAATATTACGCTTAATAACGTAAAAGCAAGTATCACCAAAGGGTTTGAAGGCGAGCAAATTTTATTAGGCATGAGCGCGCTAAAACAGTTAGAATTTACCCATGCAAATAAGCAGCTTATTTTAAAGCAGTATCATTAA